The Neodiprion virginianus isolate iyNeoVirg1 chromosome 5, iyNeoVirg1.1, whole genome shotgun sequence genome contains a region encoding:
- the LOC124306192 gene encoding uncharacterized protein LOC124306192 isoform X8, producing MTSLILENADLNRLFPKCRPRGGQPPRSGGSTPSHPHDHPRHTDESTGTTNRTAAAANIATIATIATITTIANSVDKFKSNNNNPDEDADMIDLERDTSDRTATSVVAGFPGEPQLPVTTAKLPSSSSSSASGRSEDAPNYVSLAGSDHQAQSQDALEDSGPEESPVYILTSAKGDRSYKLRDSRIIEIAGGREVFSQSRGKVAARKPRFLAASNSLAVDDCQTDNKLSVKKNNKSPNRQSVWELRSRCGEARRQRSNREVTETVFSSEVHSVRRNTTKSILDYDSPKSNQASRIINYDSILNSNNVEYNTPKSITDLNYGLPKNCVDYQSNHTTPARSMAIVSDGEVVVFDDIDDNWRGLRLDLGPTNAGQQNTTDNIDIETEDSQRGRMHPEPPGSSVGSTPSPAYHRNTSDFFKVVTPASDCEGDSPPPERNHKVARVIGELPIAQYSGSPRRYGVRENSRLPTLLSSPSIYAPPRPGFPQRVLPTTPNQKEKEEKPVEISEKPVVELASSGIEEPPSCPTPPPPEEPEDEEEEEDCLKSSVLPSDNLSSLVSPGGSTFDYLYEFSETRKVLEEFFKCPPPTEEKENNIDSSLFQDLDYELRRQAGSAYVGQRLASGPPTLEEVLIHESPKKQRADFSQTQTVEHENNFLDLSVGTGSSEDLGETEVGLQVGHSRNFTLSPETTDCDSNCGDLDSEMSLMMMDNELMPASGLLGSVGDLGNNSDSLRIYTSMPVLEDGLSSGHASDTDNNNPTVMLMKRQINEIEREIIQRTRNDMLGSENESGKDVSLNVTKDILHSLKTTSPDLFVTSKERKDISYETNELELDGLDPLGTPPPPAPQGRQSANLETGGEVEAAIKDIRMALQRTKTLPVKSPSEDPPEPSVSPVWIPSILDGRRRACGESNSEDSEARRVGEDADGEVEEVVDEEEADTDLETDRLLGQQRTDDQGFYDDKEFRGWRKPKTRTMLPPMSTKIATPKQTPPKTLSVAPLDALPPSEPLPSTSVSVSVSPPPPPTPATTVSATQSPPCDREATSPTQTASSPQKIPAKNSPSPPHSLKESSGKVKKDKDGKKKSRNKEALLTDPSVLIEGVLFRARYLGSTQLVCEGQPTKSTRMCQAEEAVSRIKDGPVPMQATLVNYGGQHAYGRCSVASQGSLEEDECDSSEELIGSTSGGGQSESINIGAQSQLAPIGGPLGPTTVFRLQFLGSVEVEEEGGRKRRKRLKKHMVEEAVTKIKALAPDGETQPSTEVDLFISTEKIMVLNTDLKEIMMDHALRTISYIADIGDLVVLMARRRFVPHEMEEAPKINRTPKMICHVFESEEAQFIAQSIGQAFQVAYMEFLKANGIEDHSFVKEMDYQEVLNSQEIFGDELQMFAKKEMQKEVVVPKAKGEILGVVIVESGWGSMLPTVVIANLAPAGAAARCGQLNIGDQIIAINGVSLVGLPLSTCQTYIKNSKNQTVVKLTVVPCAPVVEVKIKRPDTKYQLGFSVQNGVICSLLRGGIAERGGVRVGHRIIEINNQSVVAVPHEKIVNLLATSVGEILMKTMPTSMFRLLTGQESPVYI from the exons ATGACCAGCCTGATTTTGGAGAACGCAGACTTGAACCGCCTGTTCCCAAAATGTCGGCCTAGGGGCGGTCAACCCCCGCGATCGGGGGGCTCGACGCCGAGTCATCCGCATGACCATCCTCGGCATACCGACGAGTCAACTGGTACCACCAATCGCACCGCTGCAGCAGCCAACATCGCGACAATTGCGACCATCGCGACGATCACGACGATCGCGAACTCCGTCGACAAGTTTaaaagcaacaacaacaaccccGACGAAGACGCAGACATGATCGACCTCGAACGCGACACCTCCGACAG GACGGCTACGAGTGTCGTCGCCGGATTTCCGGGTGAGCCCCAGCTTCCGGTAACAACCGCGAAGTTGCCCTCGTCAAGCTCATCGTCAGCTTCCGGGCGCAGCGAAGATGCACCAAACTACGTCAGTCTCGCCGGAAGCGACCATCAGGCGCAGTCTCAAGACGCCCTGGAAGACAGCGGCCCCGAAGAAAGCCCTGTTTATATCTTGACTTCCGCCAAAGGCGATCGCAGCTATAAACTTCGCGATTCGAG GATTATTGAGATTGCTGGCGGTAGGGAGGTATTCTCGCAAAGCAGAGGTAAAGTTGCTGCAAGAAAGCCGCGATTCTTGGCTGCATCAAATTCTCTGGCAGTGGATGACTGTCAGACAGATAACAAGCTCAGTGTTAAAAAGAACAATAAATCACCAAATAGGCAGAGCGTCTGGGAATTAAGAAGCCG ATGCGGAGAGGCCAGAAGACAGCGCTCTAATCGCGAAGTAACAGAGACCGTATTTTCGTCGGAAGTACACTCAGTGCGTCGAAATACAACAAAGTCTATCCTAGACTACGATTCGCCAAAGAGTAATCAAGCCAGTCGCATAATAAACTATGACTCGATACTGAATAGCAATAACGTAGAGTATAACACACCAAAAAGTATTACTGATCTTAACTATGGCCTGCCTAAGAACTGCGTAGATTATCAATCCAATCACACGACGCCTGCGCGTAGCATGGCAATAGTGAGCGACGGAGAGGTCGTTGTGTTTGATGATATTGACGACAATTGGCGAGGCCTCAGGCTTGATCTCGGACCCACTAATGCTGGGCAACAAAACACAACTGACAATATCGATATTGAAACTGAAGATTCTCAGCGAGGTAGAATGCATCCTGAACCACCTGGATCTAGCGTAGGGAGCACTCCGAGTCCCGCTTACCATCGTAATACATCCGATTTTTTCAAG GTTGTTACTCCAGCCAGTGATTGCGAGGGAGACTCTCCTCCTCCAGAACGTAATCACAAGGTTGCCAGAGTAATTGGGGAGCTTCCTATTGCACAGTATTCTGGCAGCCCCCGACGCTATGGAGTCCGTGAAAATTCTAGACTGCCCACTCTACTCTCATCGCCATCCATCTACGCCCCACCCAGACCTGGTTTTCCTCAAAGAGTTTTACCTACTACTCCGAATCAGAAAGAG AAGGAGGAAAAACCTGTAGAAATTTCTGAAAAGCCCGTTGTAGAACTGGCCTCGTCTGGAATCGAGGAACCACCTTCCTGCCCCACACCTCCACCGCCCGAAGAACCAGAGGatgaggaggaagaagaagactGTTTGAAGTCCTCTGTACTGCCGAGTGATAATTTATCTAGTCTCGTTTCACCAGGTGGCAGTACATTTGACTACCTTTACGAATTTTCGGAGACACGGAAAGTGctcgaagaatttttcaagtgtCCTCCACCTACCGAAGAAAAGGAGAACAATATTGATTCTTCTCTGTTTCAA GATCTCGACTACGAACTTCGGAGGCAAGCCGGAAGCGCGTACGTAGGCCAAAGGCTAGCCAGTGGTCCGCCAACTTTGGAAGAAGTCCTGATACACGAGTCACCCAAAAAGCAGAGGGCTGACTTTTCCCAGACG CAGACGGTGGAGcacgaaaacaattttttggaCTTGTCGGTGGGTACCGGAAGCAGCGAAGACCTTGGTGAGACAGAAGTAGGTCTGCAGGTTGGACATTCAAGGAATTTCACCCTCAGTCCTGAGACAACAGACTGCGACAGTAACTGCGGTGATTTAGACAGTGAAATGTCATTGATGATGATGGACAACGAACTGATGCCTGCTAGCGGGCTTTTGGGCTCCGTTGGTGACCTTGGAAACAATTCAGACTCTCTTAGAATATACACAAGCATGCCTGTGCTCGAGGATGGATTGTCGAGCGGACATGCCAGTGACACGGATAACAATAATCCAACAGTGATGCTCATGAAGCGACAAATAAACGAGATCGAGAGGGAGATTATACAGAGGACGCGCAACGACATGCTCGGCTCTGAGAACGAGTCTGGTAAAGACGTGAGCCTTAATGTTACCAAAGATATTTTGCATTCTCTGAAAACGACTTCGCCTGACTTATTTGTCACTAGTAAGGAAAGGAAAGACATTTCTTACGAGACTAACGAACTTGAACTGGACGGACTTGACCCTCTCGGCACGCCGCCACCCCCAGCACCTCAGGGCAGGCAAAGCGCCAACTTAGAAACTGGCGGCGAAGTTGAAGCTGCTATCAAAGATATCAGGATGGCTCTACAGAGAACGAAAACTCTACCAGTCAAATCACCGTCCGAAGATCCTCCAGAGCCAAGCGTCAGCCCTGTATGGATACCAAG TATATTGGATGGCAGGCGGAGAGCCTGCGGGGAGAGTAACAGCGAAGATTCGGAAGCCAGAAGAGTAGGAGAAGACGCTGACGGTGAAGTGGAGGAGGTTGTAGACGAAGAAGAAGCGGACACAGATCTTGAGACTGACAGACTTCTCGGACAACAAAGAACGGATGACCAAGGTTTCTACGACGACAAG GAATTCAGG GGGTGGCGGAAGCCTAAAACTAGGACAATGTTGCCACCAATGAGTACAAAAATTGCGACTCCCAAACAGACTCCGCCGAAAACATTGAGCGTCGCTCCTCTAGATGCATTGCCACCCTCCGAACCCCTGCCGTCCACCTCAGTATCGGTCTCGGTctctcctccccctcctccgaCTCCCGCCACCACGGTTTCCGCCACCCAATCGCCACCCTGTGATCGCGAAGCAACCAGTCCCACGCAAACTGCGTCGAGCCCCCAGAAGATCCCAGCCAAAAACTCTCCCTCGCCCCCTCACAGCCTCAAGGAATCCAGCGGCAAGGTGAAAAAG gATAAGGATGGAAAGAAGAAGAGCAGAAACAAAGAAG CTTTACTCACCGACCCTTCAGTCCTGATCGAAGGTGTCTTATTCCGCGCCAGATATCTAGGATCCACACAGTTGGTATGCGAAGGACAGCCAACGAAATCGACTAGAATGTGCCAGGCAGAGGAGGCTGTTTCTAGGATAAAG GATGGTCCAGTGCCGATGCAGGCAACGCTGGTAAACTATGGTGGGCAACATGCCTATGGTCGATGCAGTGTTGCGTCACAAGGAAGCCTTGAGGAAGATGAGTGCGACTCAAGCGAAGAACTTATAGGGAGCACCTCAGGTGGTGGACAGTCTGAATCTATCAATATCGGGGCTCAGTCCCAGCTGGCCCCAATCGGCGGCCCGTTGGGGCCCACCACGGTTTTCAGACTACAGTTTCTTGGGTCGGTGGAGGTGGAAGAGGAAGGGGGACGAAAGCGGCGAAAACGTCTCAAGAAACACATGGTCGAAGAGGCCGTCACTAAGATAAAG GCGTTG GCGCCAGATGGGGAAACACAGCCGAGCACAGAGGTGGATCTGTTTATTTCGACGGAGAAAATAATGGTCCTAAACACCGATTTAAAAGAAATTATGATGGACCATGCTCTGAGGACGATATCGTACATAGCAGACATTGGCGATCTAGTAGTATTAATGGCACGTAGAAGATTCGTACCGCACGAAATGGAAGAGGCACCAAAAATCAATCGAACTCCAAAGATGATCTGTCACGTTTTTGAGAGTGAAGAAGCACAGTTCATTGCCCAAAGCATCGGGCAAGCCTTCCAAGTCGCTTACATGGAATTCCTCAAAGCGAATGGAATAGAGGACCACAGTTTCGTCAAGGAAATGGACTACCAGGAGGTGTTAAACTCCCAGGAGATATTCGGTGACGAACTGCAGATGTTCGCCAAGAAGGAGATGCAGAAAGAG GTCGTCGTTCCAAAAGCAAAGGGTGAAATTCTTGGCGTAGTTATTGTTGAATCCGGGTGGGGGTCAATGCTTCCGACTGTCGTAATAGCCAACCTCGCCCCAGCGGGTGCTGCGGCTCGCTGCGGTCAGTTGAACATCGGAGATCAAATAATAGCGATAAATGGTGTATCGTTGGTGGGCCTGCCGCTGTCTACTTGTCAGacttatataaaaaattctaaaaatcaAACGGTCGTCAAGCTCACTGTCGTCCCGTGCGCCCCGGTCGTTGAGGTCAAGATAAAAAGACCGGACACAAAATATCAGCTAGGATTCAGTGTACAAAATGGAGTTATATGCAGTCTTCTACGGGGAGGAATCGCAGAGAGAGGAGGGGTCAGGGTTGGCCATAGAATCATTGAAATCAACAATCAAAGTGTCGTCGCCGTGCCGcatgaaaaaatcgtcaatCTCTTGGCCACGTCTGTTGGGGAG ATTCTGATGAAGACTATGCCAACATCAATGTTTCGGCTATTAACTGGCCAGGAGTCTCCGGTGTAcatataa
- the LOC124306192 gene encoding uncharacterized protein LOC124306192 isoform X10: MTSLILENADLNRLFPKCRPRGGQPPRSGGSTPSHPHDHPRHTDESTGTTNRTAAAANIATIATIATITTIANSVDKFKSNNNNPDEDADMIDLERDTSDRCRKQANGRKKSGSLSRRTATSVVAGFPGEPQLPVTTAKLPSSSSSSASGRSEDAPNYVSLAGSDHQAQSQDALEDSGPEESPVYILTSAKGDRSYKLRDSRIIEIAGGREVFSQSRGKVAARKPRFLAASNSLAVDDCQTDNKLSVKKNNKSPNRQSVWELRSRCGEARRQRSNREVTETVFSSEVHSVRRNTTKSILDYDSPKSNQASRIINYDSILNSNNVEYNTPKSITDLNYGLPKNCVDYQSNHTTPARSMAIVSDGEVVVFDDIDDNWRGLRLDLGPTNAGQQNTTDNIDIETEDSQRGRMHPEPPGSSVGSTPSPAYHRNTSDFFKVVTPASDCEGDSPPPERNHKVARVIGELPIAQYSGSPRRYGVRENSRLPTLLSSPSIYAPPRPGFPQRVLPTTPNQKEKEEKPVEISEKPVVELASSGIEEPPSCPTPPPPEEPEDEEEEEDCLKSSVLPSDNLSSLVSPGGSTFDYLYEFSETRKVLEEFFKCPPPTEEKENNIDSSLFQDLDYELRRQAGSAYVGQRLASGPPTLEEVLIHESPKKQRADFSQTQTVEHENNFLDLSVGTGSSEDLGETEVGLQVGHSRNFTLSPETTDCDSNCGDLDSEMSLMMMDNELMPASGLLGSVGDLGNNSDSLRIYTSMPVLEDGLSSGHASDTDNNNPTVMLMKRQINEIEREIIQRTRNDMLGSENESGKDVSLNVTKDILHSLKTTSPDLFVTSKERKDISYETNELELDGLDPLGTPPPPAPQGRQSANLETGGEVEAAIKDIRMALQRTKTLPVKSPSEDPPEPSVSPVWIPSILDGRRRACGESNSEDSEARRVGEDADGEVEEVVDEEEADTDLETDRLLGQQRTDDQGFYDDKEFRGWRKPKTRTMLPPMSTKIATPKQTPPKTLSVAPLDALPPSEPLPSTSVSVSVSPPPPPTPATTVSATQSPPCDREATSPTQTASSPQKIPAKNSPSPPHSLKESSGKVKKDKDGKKKSRNKEALLTDPSVLIEGVLFRARYLGSTQLVCEGQPTKSTRMCQAEEAVSRIKALAPDGETQPSTEVDLFISTEKIMVLNTDLKEIMMDHALRTISYIADIGDLVVLMARRRFVPHEMEEAPKINRTPKMICHVFESEEAQFIAQSIGQAFQVAYMEFLKANGIEDHSFVKEMDYQEVLNSQEIFGDELQMFAKKEMQKEVVVPKAKGEILGVVIVESGWGSMLPTVVIANLAPAGAAARCGQLNIGDQIIAINGVSLVGLPLSTCQTYIKNSKNQTVVKLTVVPCAPVVEVKIKRPDTKYQLGFSVQNGVICSLLRGGIAERGGVRVGHRIIEINNQSVVAVPHEKIVNLLATSVGEILMKTMPTSMFRLLTGQESPVYI; the protein is encoded by the exons ATGACCAGCCTGATTTTGGAGAACGCAGACTTGAACCGCCTGTTCCCAAAATGTCGGCCTAGGGGCGGTCAACCCCCGCGATCGGGGGGCTCGACGCCGAGTCATCCGCATGACCATCCTCGGCATACCGACGAGTCAACTGGTACCACCAATCGCACCGCTGCAGCAGCCAACATCGCGACAATTGCGACCATCGCGACGATCACGACGATCGCGAACTCCGTCGACAAGTTTaaaagcaacaacaacaaccccGACGAAGACGCAGACATGATCGACCTCGAACGCGACACCTCCGACAG GTGTAGAAAGCAAGCGAATGGCAGAAAAAAATCAGGTTCGCTGTCTCGTAGGACGGCTACGAGTGTCGTCGCCGGATTTCCGGGTGAGCCCCAGCTTCCGGTAACAACCGCGAAGTTGCCCTCGTCAAGCTCATCGTCAGCTTCCGGGCGCAGCGAAGATGCACCAAACTACGTCAGTCTCGCCGGAAGCGACCATCAGGCGCAGTCTCAAGACGCCCTGGAAGACAGCGGCCCCGAAGAAAGCCCTGTTTATATCTTGACTTCCGCCAAAGGCGATCGCAGCTATAAACTTCGCGATTCGAG GATTATTGAGATTGCTGGCGGTAGGGAGGTATTCTCGCAAAGCAGAGGTAAAGTTGCTGCAAGAAAGCCGCGATTCTTGGCTGCATCAAATTCTCTGGCAGTGGATGACTGTCAGACAGATAACAAGCTCAGTGTTAAAAAGAACAATAAATCACCAAATAGGCAGAGCGTCTGGGAATTAAGAAGCCG ATGCGGAGAGGCCAGAAGACAGCGCTCTAATCGCGAAGTAACAGAGACCGTATTTTCGTCGGAAGTACACTCAGTGCGTCGAAATACAACAAAGTCTATCCTAGACTACGATTCGCCAAAGAGTAATCAAGCCAGTCGCATAATAAACTATGACTCGATACTGAATAGCAATAACGTAGAGTATAACACACCAAAAAGTATTACTGATCTTAACTATGGCCTGCCTAAGAACTGCGTAGATTATCAATCCAATCACACGACGCCTGCGCGTAGCATGGCAATAGTGAGCGACGGAGAGGTCGTTGTGTTTGATGATATTGACGACAATTGGCGAGGCCTCAGGCTTGATCTCGGACCCACTAATGCTGGGCAACAAAACACAACTGACAATATCGATATTGAAACTGAAGATTCTCAGCGAGGTAGAATGCATCCTGAACCACCTGGATCTAGCGTAGGGAGCACTCCGAGTCCCGCTTACCATCGTAATACATCCGATTTTTTCAAG GTTGTTACTCCAGCCAGTGATTGCGAGGGAGACTCTCCTCCTCCAGAACGTAATCACAAGGTTGCCAGAGTAATTGGGGAGCTTCCTATTGCACAGTATTCTGGCAGCCCCCGACGCTATGGAGTCCGTGAAAATTCTAGACTGCCCACTCTACTCTCATCGCCATCCATCTACGCCCCACCCAGACCTGGTTTTCCTCAAAGAGTTTTACCTACTACTCCGAATCAGAAAGAG AAGGAGGAAAAACCTGTAGAAATTTCTGAAAAGCCCGTTGTAGAACTGGCCTCGTCTGGAATCGAGGAACCACCTTCCTGCCCCACACCTCCACCGCCCGAAGAACCAGAGGatgaggaggaagaagaagactGTTTGAAGTCCTCTGTACTGCCGAGTGATAATTTATCTAGTCTCGTTTCACCAGGTGGCAGTACATTTGACTACCTTTACGAATTTTCGGAGACACGGAAAGTGctcgaagaatttttcaagtgtCCTCCACCTACCGAAGAAAAGGAGAACAATATTGATTCTTCTCTGTTTCAA GATCTCGACTACGAACTTCGGAGGCAAGCCGGAAGCGCGTACGTAGGCCAAAGGCTAGCCAGTGGTCCGCCAACTTTGGAAGAAGTCCTGATACACGAGTCACCCAAAAAGCAGAGGGCTGACTTTTCCCAGACG CAGACGGTGGAGcacgaaaacaattttttggaCTTGTCGGTGGGTACCGGAAGCAGCGAAGACCTTGGTGAGACAGAAGTAGGTCTGCAGGTTGGACATTCAAGGAATTTCACCCTCAGTCCTGAGACAACAGACTGCGACAGTAACTGCGGTGATTTAGACAGTGAAATGTCATTGATGATGATGGACAACGAACTGATGCCTGCTAGCGGGCTTTTGGGCTCCGTTGGTGACCTTGGAAACAATTCAGACTCTCTTAGAATATACACAAGCATGCCTGTGCTCGAGGATGGATTGTCGAGCGGACATGCCAGTGACACGGATAACAATAATCCAACAGTGATGCTCATGAAGCGACAAATAAACGAGATCGAGAGGGAGATTATACAGAGGACGCGCAACGACATGCTCGGCTCTGAGAACGAGTCTGGTAAAGACGTGAGCCTTAATGTTACCAAAGATATTTTGCATTCTCTGAAAACGACTTCGCCTGACTTATTTGTCACTAGTAAGGAAAGGAAAGACATTTCTTACGAGACTAACGAACTTGAACTGGACGGACTTGACCCTCTCGGCACGCCGCCACCCCCAGCACCTCAGGGCAGGCAAAGCGCCAACTTAGAAACTGGCGGCGAAGTTGAAGCTGCTATCAAAGATATCAGGATGGCTCTACAGAGAACGAAAACTCTACCAGTCAAATCACCGTCCGAAGATCCTCCAGAGCCAAGCGTCAGCCCTGTATGGATACCAAG TATATTGGATGGCAGGCGGAGAGCCTGCGGGGAGAGTAACAGCGAAGATTCGGAAGCCAGAAGAGTAGGAGAAGACGCTGACGGTGAAGTGGAGGAGGTTGTAGACGAAGAAGAAGCGGACACAGATCTTGAGACTGACAGACTTCTCGGACAACAAAGAACGGATGACCAAGGTTTCTACGACGACAAG GAATTCAGG GGGTGGCGGAAGCCTAAAACTAGGACAATGTTGCCACCAATGAGTACAAAAATTGCGACTCCCAAACAGACTCCGCCGAAAACATTGAGCGTCGCTCCTCTAGATGCATTGCCACCCTCCGAACCCCTGCCGTCCACCTCAGTATCGGTCTCGGTctctcctccccctcctccgaCTCCCGCCACCACGGTTTCCGCCACCCAATCGCCACCCTGTGATCGCGAAGCAACCAGTCCCACGCAAACTGCGTCGAGCCCCCAGAAGATCCCAGCCAAAAACTCTCCCTCGCCCCCTCACAGCCTCAAGGAATCCAGCGGCAAGGTGAAAAAG gATAAGGATGGAAAGAAGAAGAGCAGAAACAAAGAAG CTTTACTCACCGACCCTTCAGTCCTGATCGAAGGTGTCTTATTCCGCGCCAGATATCTAGGATCCACACAGTTGGTATGCGAAGGACAGCCAACGAAATCGACTAGAATGTGCCAGGCAGAGGAGGCTGTTTCTAGGATAAAG GCGTTG GCGCCAGATGGGGAAACACAGCCGAGCACAGAGGTGGATCTGTTTATTTCGACGGAGAAAATAATGGTCCTAAACACCGATTTAAAAGAAATTATGATGGACCATGCTCTGAGGACGATATCGTACATAGCAGACATTGGCGATCTAGTAGTATTAATGGCACGTAGAAGATTCGTACCGCACGAAATGGAAGAGGCACCAAAAATCAATCGAACTCCAAAGATGATCTGTCACGTTTTTGAGAGTGAAGAAGCACAGTTCATTGCCCAAAGCATCGGGCAAGCCTTCCAAGTCGCTTACATGGAATTCCTCAAAGCGAATGGAATAGAGGACCACAGTTTCGTCAAGGAAATGGACTACCAGGAGGTGTTAAACTCCCAGGAGATATTCGGTGACGAACTGCAGATGTTCGCCAAGAAGGAGATGCAGAAAGAG GTCGTCGTTCCAAAAGCAAAGGGTGAAATTCTTGGCGTAGTTATTGTTGAATCCGGGTGGGGGTCAATGCTTCCGACTGTCGTAATAGCCAACCTCGCCCCAGCGGGTGCTGCGGCTCGCTGCGGTCAGTTGAACATCGGAGATCAAATAATAGCGATAAATGGTGTATCGTTGGTGGGCCTGCCGCTGTCTACTTGTCAGacttatataaaaaattctaaaaatcaAACGGTCGTCAAGCTCACTGTCGTCCCGTGCGCCCCGGTCGTTGAGGTCAAGATAAAAAGACCGGACACAAAATATCAGCTAGGATTCAGTGTACAAAATGGAGTTATATGCAGTCTTCTACGGGGAGGAATCGCAGAGAGAGGAGGGGTCAGGGTTGGCCATAGAATCATTGAAATCAACAATCAAAGTGTCGTCGCCGTGCCGcatgaaaaaatcgtcaatCTCTTGGCCACGTCTGTTGGGGAG ATTCTGATGAAGACTATGCCAACATCAATGTTTCGGCTATTAACTGGCCAGGAGTCTCCGGTGTAcatataa